One Pyrococcus furiosus DSM 3638 genomic window, GTTTAAAAACCTTCCCTGATACTGTTAGGATAAGCTGTGGGGTGTCAGGTTTAAGTTACTGGCAGTACTTTAGAAAAAGAAGGGGGAACATGAAGTCTGAAACCATTATTTACTGGGTGGTTTCAGCCTTAAAACCCTTTCGTCGCAACAAAATCCCACCAGAAAAGAAAATCAGGGGAGTAGAATTATACCTGCGAGGCCTCAGTTACCGGCAAACCGCCAGAATACTCAAAATCAGTCACGTAACAGTCTGGGAGGCAGTCCAAAAACTCGCAGAAGCAGTTTACAAGCCAAAAATCCTCGCAGTCAAAAAACAGCGAAACTTCATCGCAGTTGACGAAACAGTAATAAAAATCAACGGGAAGAAAAGATACCTCTGGGCTGCAATTGACGTTGAGAGCAAGGAAGTTTTAGCAGTCTGGATTACGACTGTTAGAAACTGGTGGGTTGCCAGGGATTTCATTCTGGTTGTTTTAAAGTCGTGTGAAGGGCAGCCTGTCTTTCTGGTTGACAGGGCGAGCTGGTATAAGTCTGCTTTTAAGAGTTTGAGGTTGGGTTATCTGCATGTGACTTTCGGGCCGAGGAACAGTGTTGAGCGCTGGTTTAGGACGTTGAAGGAGAGGACGAAGCGTTTCTGGAATAATTTCAGGGGTAAAGACTGGAGGAGGGTTCATAGGTTTGTTTTTCTGTTTGCCTTCTGGTATAATTTTGTCAGAATTCATTCTAGTTTTGGTGATCCGCCTGGTGATGTTACTGAATGGCTTCAGGAGGTGATGCCCCAGTTATCCTAACAGTATCCAGGAGGATTAGGTAACGTTTATATCTTTTTTGAATGTCATTTTTCCAGGGGAGAAAGATGGAAGTAGAAAAGCTTGCACTCAAGTACGCTCTAATAAATGCAATAGAGCACGACGGTAAAGCTAATCCAAAGGCAGTCATAGGGAAAATACTCGGAGAAAACCCCGAGCTCAGAAAGAAGGCCAGAGAAATTGTTCCAATAGTTAATAAAATTGTAGAGGAAGTTAATACCCTCTCACTGGAAGAGCAGAAAAAGAAACTTGAAGAAATTTATCCAGAGTACTTCATGGAAGGCACTAAAAAAGAAAAAGAGGAGAAAAAGCAACTCCCCCCACTACCTAAAGCAGAAAAGGGTAAGGTTGTAACAAGATTTGCTCCAAATCCAGACGGTGCTTTTCACCTGGGGAATGCTAGAGCAGCAATATTAAGCTATGAGTATGCCAAAATGTACGATGGAAAGTTTATTCTAAGGTTCGATGACACGGATCCAAAGGTAAAGAGGCCAGAGCTAATATTCTACGACATGATAATAGAAGACTTAGAATGGTTAGGGATAAAACCAGACGAAATTGTTTATGCAAGTGATAGGCTTGAAATTTATTACAAATACGCAGAAGAGCTCATAAAAATGGGAAAGGCATATGTATGTACTTGCCCACCAGATGAGTTTAGGAAGTTAAGGGATCAAGGAATTGCTTGCCCCCATAGAGATGAACCCGTAGAGGTGCAACTGGAAAGATGGAAAAAAATGCTAAATGGAGAATATAGAGAGGGAGAGGCCGTAGTTAGAATTAAAACTGATTTAAACCACCCAAATCCAGCGGTTAGAGATTGGCCCGCTCTTAGAATTGTTGATGAGCCAAATCACCCAAGGACTGGAAATAAGTATAGGGTATGGCCTCTCTACAACTTTGCTTCGGCAATAGATGACCACGAATTAGGAGTTACTCACATCTTCAGAGGGCAAGAACACTCAGAAAATGAGACGAGGCAAAGGTATATCTACGAGTATTTTGGATGGGAATATCCAGTAACAGTTCATCAC contains:
- a CDS encoding IS6-like element ISPfu1 family transposase; protein product: MKSETIIYWVVSALKPFRRNKIPPEKKIRGVELYLRGLSYRQTARILKISHVTVWEAVQKLAEAVYKPKILAVKKQRNFIAVDETVIKINGKKRYLWAAIDVESKEVLAVWITTVRNWWVARDFILVVLKSCEGQPVFLVDRASWYKSAFKSLRLGYLHVTFGPRNSVERWFRTLKERTKRFWNNFRGKDWRRVHRFVFLFAFWYNFVRIHSSFGDPPGDVTEWLQEVMPQLS
- a CDS encoding glutamate--tRNA ligase, producing the protein MEVEKLALKYALINAIEHDGKANPKAVIGKILGENPELRKKAREIVPIVNKIVEEVNTLSLEEQKKKLEEIYPEYFMEGTKKEKEEKKQLPPLPKAEKGKVVTRFAPNPDGAFHLGNARAAILSYEYAKMYDGKFILRFDDTDPKVKRPELIFYDMIIEDLEWLGIKPDEIVYASDRLEIYYKYAEELIKMGKAYVCTCPPDEFRKLRDQGIACPHRDEPVEVQLERWKKMLNGEYREGEAVVRIKTDLNHPNPAVRDWPALRIVDEPNHPRTGNKYRVWPLYNFASAIDDHELGVTHIFRGQEHSENETRQRYIYEYFGWEYPVTVHHGRLSIEGVILSKSKTRKGIEEGKYLGWDDPRLGTIRALRRRGILPEAIRELILEVGLKKSDATVSWDNLAAINRKLVDPIANRYFFVADPIPMYIEEAEEFEAKIPLHPDHPERGYRVLKFEPGKPIYVSKDDLSLLKPGGFIRLKDLFNVEILEVGDTIKARFHSHEYEVARKNKWRMIHWVPEGKECEVIIPEGEELIIRKGLLEKNANVKEGEIVQFERFGFVRIDKIENDKVIAIYAHK